A window of the Arachis duranensis cultivar V14167 chromosome 5, aradu.V14167.gnm2.J7QH, whole genome shotgun sequence genome harbors these coding sequences:
- the LOC107491606 gene encoding polypyrimidine tract-binding protein homolog 3 isoform X1, whose amino-acid sequence MAEPSKVIHVRNVGHEISENDLLQLFQPFGVITKLVMLRAKNQALLQMQDVPSAISALQFYANVQPSIRGRNVYVQFSSHQELTTMDQNQGREDEPNRILLVTIHHMLYPITVDVLHQVFSPHGYVEKIVTFQKSAGFQALIQYQSRQSAVTARSTLQGRNIYDGCCQLDIQFSNLDELQVNYNNDRSRDFTNPNLPTEQKGRSSQPGYGDAGSMYGVQGSGGRGAGGYSQMANAAAIAAAFGGGLPPGITGTNDRCTILVANLNPDRIDEDKLFNLFSIYGNIVRIKLLRNKPDHALIQMGDGFQAELAVHFLKGAMLFGKRLEVNFSKHPNITQGAETHEYVNSNLNRFNRNAAKNYRYCCSPTKMIHLSTLPQDITEEDIVSLVEEHGTIVNSKVFEMNGKKQALVQFETEEQATEALVCKHASPLSGSVIRISFSQLQNI is encoded by the exons ATGGCTGAACCTTCCAAGGTCATTCACGTTCGAAATGTGGGGCATGAGATATCTGAA AATGATTTACTTCAGCTATTTCAGCCTTTTGGAGTCATCACAAAGCTTGTTATGTTGCGTGCTAAAAATCAG GCTCTTCTCCAAATGCAAGATGTTCCGTCCGCAATTAGTGCTTTacaattttatgcaaatgttCAGCCTAGCATTAG GGGGAGAAATGTTTATGTCCAGTTTTCCTCACATCAAGAACTAACTACAATGGATCAAAATCAAGGACGTGAAGATGAG CCAAATCGAATTCTCTTAGTTACAATTCACCACATGCTGTATCCTATAACAGTGGATGTGCTACATCAAGTGTTTTCCCCCCACGGATATGTTGAAAAGATTGTAACATTTCAGAAGTCAGCTG GCTTTCAGGCTCTCATCCAGTATCAATCACGTCAAAGTGCTGTTACCGCTAGAAGTACACTTCAG GGACGCAACATATATGATGGTTGCTGTCAACTGGACATTCAGTTCTCGAA CCTTGATGAATTACAAGTGAACTACAACAATGATCGATCAAG GGACTTCACAAACCCAAATCTTCCAACAGAGCAGAAAGGCCGATCTTCACAA CCTGGATATGGTGATGCAGGAAGCATGTATGGTGTTCAAGGTTCTGGAGGTAGAGGAG CTGGAGGATATTCACAG atgGCCAATGCTGCAGCAATTGCAGCTGCCTTTGGGGGAGGCTTGCCTCCTGGGATAACCGGAACAAACGACAGGTGTACAATTCTTGTTGCAAATCTCAATCCTGAT agaataGATGAAGATAAACTGTTCAACTTGTTCTCCATTTATGGGAACATTGTCAGAATCAAACTTCTTAGGAACAAACCAGATCATGCGCTTATCCAAATGGGGGATGGTTTCCAAGCCGAATTGGCAGTACATTTTCTCAAG GGAGCTATGTTGTTCGGGAAGCGATTGGAGGTCAACTTCTCGAAGCATCCGAATATAACCCAAGGTGCCGAAACACACGAGTATGTGAATTCAAATCTCAACCGGTTCAATCGCAATGCTGCTAAAAACTACCGGTATTGCTGCTCGCCAACCAAGATGATCCATTTGTCAACCCTCCCACAAGACATCACTGAAGAGGACATTGTAAGCCTTGTGGAGGAGCACGGAACCATTGTCAACAGCAAGGTCTTTGAGATGAATGGAAAAAAGCAGGCTCTTGTTCAGTTTGAAACTGAGGAGCAGGCTACCGAGGCCCTTGTCTGCAAGCATGCAAGCCCACTTTCTGGCTCGGTGATTCGAATCTCCTTTTCTCAGCTGCAGAACATTTGA
- the LOC107491607 gene encoding 5-formyltetrahydrofolate cyclo-ligase-like protein COG0212, translated as MDLHALRLSHPFLILNNTNTNALSLRNTILGFNRRSRRWLKLEATNTNGAALDEAAFEAERLALDAEARSAMAQQGQASISDSNDPKAWKWIIRKRIWDSMEAHNFAQNPRPVHHRIPNFVGASSAADKMRSLDVFQAAQCVKVNPDSPQKQVRFLTLSDGKKLLTPQPRLRTGFFSILESNMLPPGTIKEACTSVGVAKHGRPIGLDEKIKVDVIVIGSVAVDPKTGARLGKGEGFAELEYGMLRYMGAIDDSTPVVTSVHDCQLVDDIPVEKLLIHDVPVDIICTPTQVIFTNTSIPKPQGIYWDKLSPEKLGQIRILRELKKRIERETGQKLPTGPSEKLPPTARRGQRG; from the exons ATGGATTTACATGCACTCCGTTTATCGCATCCCTTCCtcattctcaacaacaccaacaccaacgcTCTCTCTCTCCGCAACAcaattttagggtttaatcGTCGCAGTCGCCGGTGGTTGAAGCTGGAAGCCACCAACACAAACGGCGCCGCTTTGGACGAAGCTGCTTTCGAGGCGGAGAGGTTGGCCCTCGACGCTGAAGCTCGCTCCGCCATGGCTCAACAAGGCCAAGCTTCCATCTCTGACAGCAACGATCCCAAGGCTTGGAAATGGATCATCCGAAAGAGGATTTGGGATTCCATGGAAGCTCACAACTTTGCTCAGAATCCAAGGCCTGTTCATCACCGCATTCCCAATTTCGTTGGCGCTTCCTCTGCTGCTGATAAG ATGAGGTCGCTAGATGTGTTTCAAGCTGCGCAGTGTGTCAAGGTTAATCCAGATTCTCCTCAGAAACAAGTCAGGTTTCTCACTCTCTCAG ATGGAAAGAAGTTGTTAACTCCTCAGCCACGCTTAAGGACAGGATTTTTCTCTATACTTGAATCCAATATGTTACCTCCGGGTACCATCAAGGAAGCCTGCACTTCTGTTGGGGTTGCCAAGCACGGACGGCCAATTGGGTTAGATGAAAAGATAAAAGTAGATGTTATTGTTATTGGATCCGTTGCTGTTGATCCAAAGACAGGTGCTCGACTGGGGAAAGGAGAG GGATTTGCAGAACTTGAATATGGTATGCTGCGGTATATGGGAGCTATTGATGATTCAACCCCAGTTGTCACCTCTG TGCATGATTGCCAATTAGTGGATGATATTCCAGTTGAAAAGCTGTTAATCCATGATGTGCCGGTGGATATCATTTGCACACCAACCCAAGTCATCTTCACGAACACATCTATTCCAAAGCCTCAAG GAATTTATTGGGATAAATTGTCTCCTGAGAAGTTGGGACAAATCCGTATACTAAGAGAGCTCAAGAAGAGGATTGAAAGAGAGACTGGACAAAAGCTTCCTACTGGCCCTTCAGAGAAATTGCCCCCTACTGCACGAAGAGGGCAACGGGGTTAA
- the LOC107491606 gene encoding polypyrimidine tract-binding protein homolog 3 isoform X2 — protein MAEPSKVIHVRNVGHEISENDLLQLFQPFGVITKLVMLRAKNQALLQMQDVPSAISALQFYANVQPSIRGRNVYVQFSSHQELTTMDQNQGREDEPNRILLVTIHHMLYPITVDVLHQVFSPHGYVEKIVTFQKSAGFQALIQYQSRQSAVTARSTLQGRNIYDGCCQLDIQFSNLDELQVNYNNDRSRDFTNPNLPTEQKGRSSQPGYGDAGSMYGVQGSGAGGYSQMANAAAIAAAFGGGLPPGITGTNDRCTILVANLNPDRIDEDKLFNLFSIYGNIVRIKLLRNKPDHALIQMGDGFQAELAVHFLKGAMLFGKRLEVNFSKHPNITQGAETHEYVNSNLNRFNRNAAKNYRYCCSPTKMIHLSTLPQDITEEDIVSLVEEHGTIVNSKVFEMNGKKQALVQFETEEQATEALVCKHASPLSGSVIRISFSQLQNI, from the exons ATGGCTGAACCTTCCAAGGTCATTCACGTTCGAAATGTGGGGCATGAGATATCTGAA AATGATTTACTTCAGCTATTTCAGCCTTTTGGAGTCATCACAAAGCTTGTTATGTTGCGTGCTAAAAATCAG GCTCTTCTCCAAATGCAAGATGTTCCGTCCGCAATTAGTGCTTTacaattttatgcaaatgttCAGCCTAGCATTAG GGGGAGAAATGTTTATGTCCAGTTTTCCTCACATCAAGAACTAACTACAATGGATCAAAATCAAGGACGTGAAGATGAG CCAAATCGAATTCTCTTAGTTACAATTCACCACATGCTGTATCCTATAACAGTGGATGTGCTACATCAAGTGTTTTCCCCCCACGGATATGTTGAAAAGATTGTAACATTTCAGAAGTCAGCTG GCTTTCAGGCTCTCATCCAGTATCAATCACGTCAAAGTGCTGTTACCGCTAGAAGTACACTTCAG GGACGCAACATATATGATGGTTGCTGTCAACTGGACATTCAGTTCTCGAA CCTTGATGAATTACAAGTGAACTACAACAATGATCGATCAAG GGACTTCACAAACCCAAATCTTCCAACAGAGCAGAAAGGCCGATCTTCACAA CCTGGATATGGTGATGCAGGAAGCATGTATGGTGTTCAAGGTTCTGGAG CTGGAGGATATTCACAG atgGCCAATGCTGCAGCAATTGCAGCTGCCTTTGGGGGAGGCTTGCCTCCTGGGATAACCGGAACAAACGACAGGTGTACAATTCTTGTTGCAAATCTCAATCCTGAT agaataGATGAAGATAAACTGTTCAACTTGTTCTCCATTTATGGGAACATTGTCAGAATCAAACTTCTTAGGAACAAACCAGATCATGCGCTTATCCAAATGGGGGATGGTTTCCAAGCCGAATTGGCAGTACATTTTCTCAAG GGAGCTATGTTGTTCGGGAAGCGATTGGAGGTCAACTTCTCGAAGCATCCGAATATAACCCAAGGTGCCGAAACACACGAGTATGTGAATTCAAATCTCAACCGGTTCAATCGCAATGCTGCTAAAAACTACCGGTATTGCTGCTCGCCAACCAAGATGATCCATTTGTCAACCCTCCCACAAGACATCACTGAAGAGGACATTGTAAGCCTTGTGGAGGAGCACGGAACCATTGTCAACAGCAAGGTCTTTGAGATGAATGGAAAAAAGCAGGCTCTTGTTCAGTTTGAAACTGAGGAGCAGGCTACCGAGGCCCTTGTCTGCAAGCATGCAAGCCCACTTTCTGGCTCGGTGATTCGAATCTCCTTTTCTCAGCTGCAGAACATTTGA